From a region of the Bradyrhizobium sp. KBS0727 genome:
- a CDS encoding fimbria/pilus outer membrane usher protein — protein sequence MDVVINDAPIKMIASFVLLEQNRIGTTPEELEEIGLCLERPRNPDEIVLLDEIPTVSYVYLERIQTIRITVDNRYRKGQMLDLSGATTVSPVRTQAAWGAVLNYDLLGTSANARSLSVFSGSSLTLDGRVFSPYGTLQQSAIVRSGLQQSTEVVRLDTVFRYSDQQRMVTYAAGDVINGGLAWSRPVRIGGLQAQSNFSLRPDLITMPLPSLGGSAAVPSTVDVYVNNMKTFTQEVAAGPFSVKNVPLISGSGNAELVIRDSAGHETRSVSPFYASASLLSPGLTAWSIEAGLPRLSYGSSSDVYLGSPIGSATLRRGIFDWMTLEGHAEAAAGLADGGVGAVVRTGNFGVAGAALSASTGNRNSGLQAYLSYETRLFGLNISASSQRTFGSYEDLASTTARLSFSAANQLQALSGLSYSLSPNFLAPFAASNATAAANSQIYTSVRAPLALDRVTFSAPLAFDEKSNVSMSFIHLLDCLGNRSDIVTGTFTRSLPFSASGFATIFHDFGSGKNTGIFAGVTIPLGPSASISSGIAKGQGGMTASIDAVQSPGLEPGSYGWRLHAAQGAVIDRQASVSYRSNYGTVQAGVSETNSSSSAALELRGSITTMDGGVFLSNWIDDGFAVVNVGVPGVAVLHENRPAGVTDSQGMLLLPSLRAYQRNKIEIDPVNLPVDAEIESTHEVVTPADRAGALVKFQVRSDNSSALVTFVRADGSFVPAGARGRIDGGSGFVVGYDGQAFIRNLAETNRASIETVAGFCSATFAFAARPGEQVQIAPVACR from the coding sequence TTGGACGTCGTTATCAACGATGCTCCGATCAAGATGATCGCGAGCTTCGTCCTGCTTGAACAGAATCGAATCGGGACTACGCCGGAGGAACTGGAGGAAATAGGCCTCTGCCTGGAACGGCCTCGCAATCCGGACGAGATTGTCCTGCTCGATGAAATTCCAACCGTGTCCTACGTCTATCTGGAACGAATTCAAACCATTCGAATCACGGTGGATAACCGATACCGCAAGGGTCAAATGCTGGACTTGAGCGGGGCAACCACCGTATCGCCGGTTCGAACCCAGGCGGCCTGGGGAGCCGTCCTGAACTACGATTTATTGGGCACGTCCGCCAACGCTCGCAGCCTTTCCGTCTTCAGCGGTAGTTCGCTCACGCTCGATGGCCGGGTGTTTTCTCCCTACGGCACCTTGCAACAATCGGCCATCGTTCGTTCCGGTCTCCAGCAGTCGACCGAGGTCGTCAGGCTCGACACCGTATTTCGCTATTCCGATCAGCAGAGAATGGTCACGTATGCCGCCGGTGATGTCATCAATGGCGGCCTCGCATGGTCGCGCCCGGTCCGGATCGGTGGGCTCCAGGCCCAAAGCAATTTTTCGCTGCGACCGGACCTCATCACGATGCCGCTTCCATCCCTGGGAGGCAGCGCGGCGGTGCCATCGACGGTAGACGTTTATGTCAACAACATGAAAACGTTTACCCAGGAGGTGGCGGCGGGTCCCTTCAGCGTCAAAAACGTTCCGCTGATTTCCGGCTCCGGCAACGCCGAGCTGGTCATCCGCGATTCCGCGGGCCATGAGACAAGATCGGTATCGCCGTTTTATGCGTCCGCCAGCCTGTTGTCGCCGGGATTAACGGCATGGTCGATAGAGGCCGGCTTGCCTCGACTGTCCTATGGCTCCAGTTCGGATGTCTATCTGGGTTCGCCGATCGGATCGGCAACGCTGCGGCGGGGGATATTCGACTGGATGACGCTGGAGGGGCACGCCGAGGCCGCGGCCGGGCTTGCCGACGGCGGTGTCGGTGCGGTTGTCAGAACGGGAAACTTCGGAGTGGCGGGCGCCGCCCTCTCGGCGAGCACCGGCAACCGAAATTCGGGACTTCAGGCGTATTTGTCCTACGAGACCCGCCTGTTTGGTCTCAACATCTCGGCGAGTTCTCAACGCACATTCGGGTCGTACGAAGATCTGGCTTCGACGACCGCCCGGCTGTCATTTTCCGCCGCCAACCAGTTGCAGGCGCTTTCCGGGCTTTCCTATTCACTGTCACCCAACTTCCTCGCGCCGTTTGCAGCTTCCAACGCCACCGCGGCGGCGAATTCGCAGATCTACACCAGTGTCCGAGCACCGCTTGCACTCGACCGGGTGACCTTCAGCGCGCCATTGGCATTCGACGAAAAATCGAATGTGAGCATGAGCTTCATTCACTTGCTGGATTGTCTGGGAAATCGTTCAGACATCGTGACGGGCACGTTCACACGCTCATTACCGTTCAGTGCATCTGGTTTTGCGACGATATTCCACGATTTTGGCAGCGGGAAGAATACCGGGATCTTTGCCGGCGTGACCATTCCATTGGGCCCGTCGGCTTCCATCTCGTCCGGAATTGCCAAAGGACAAGGCGGCATGACCGCGAGCATCGACGCCGTGCAATCCCCCGGACTCGAACCCGGCAGCTATGGTTGGCGCCTGCACGCCGCCCAGGGAGCTGTGATTGATCGTCAGGCGTCCGTGTCTTACCGATCGAACTATGGCACCGTTCAGGCAGGTGTCAGCGAGACGAATTCCAGCAGCAGCGCCGCGCTGGAATTGCGAGGTTCGATCACGACGATGGACGGTGGCGTATTCCTTTCCAACTGGATCGACGACGGGTTTGCGGTGGTCAACGTCGGAGTTCCGGGGGTGGCGGTGCTGCACGAGAACCGCCCCGCTGGGGTGACCGATTCCCAGGGAATGCTGCTGCTGCCTTCGCTTCGAGCCTACCAGAGAAACAAGATCGAGATCGACCCGGTCAACCTCCCTGTCGATGCCGAGATCGAGAGCACGCACGAGGTTGTAACCCCGGCCGATCGCGCCGGCGCACTGGTCAAGTTTCAGGTTCGCAGCGACAATTCGTCCGCACTTGTAACCTTCGTCAGGGCCGACGGAAGCTTTGTACCCGCGGGAGCCAGGGGCCGCATCGACGGCGGCAGCGGATTCGTCGTGGGTTATGACGGCCAGGCTTTCATCAGGAATCTCGCGGAAACCAATC
- a CDS encoding spore coat U domain-containing protein, producing the protein MVAQAGTSTAVLSVSIVITASCTINPATLTFAPTPGTSLVTTAVNGSSTVLVTCTSGSPYSIAMDNGSNASGSQRRMNSGSNFLSYDLYVDAAHTLPWSTATGAGTCTTTGDCYLGTGNGSAQSINIYGVVPVTATAPPAGTYTDTVTMTITF; encoded by the coding sequence GTGGTGGCTCAGGCCGGGACTTCAACGGCGGTCCTGAGCGTGTCGATCGTCATCACTGCCTCCTGCACGATCAATCCGGCGACGCTCACCTTTGCGCCCACGCCCGGCACCAGCCTGGTCACGACAGCCGTCAACGGAAGTTCGACGGTATTGGTTACGTGCACCAGTGGAAGCCCCTACTCGATTGCGATGGACAACGGCTCAAACGCATCCGGCAGCCAACGTCGAATGAACAGCGGATCCAATTTTCTCAGCTACGATCTGTATGTTGACGCGGCGCACACATTGCCCTGGTCCACGGCCACCGGCGCCGGCACCTGTACGACAACCGGTGACTGCTACCTCGGCACCGGCAACGGCTCGGCCCAGTCCATCAACATTTATGGCGTTGTTCCAGTGACCGCAACGGCGCCTCCGGCCGGCACTTACACCGACACGGTTACGATGACGATTACGTTCTGA
- a CDS encoding molecular chaperone has product MTVRSALLWVIVGVCVSPWPALAAQLQVEPVLLELSAPTAAGVLTLRNNDDVEAVVQTRVVRWSQSNGSDVLEPATDVVASPPSVTLAPHSDYVVRVVRVSKQPVREEESYRVIVDQLPTTLAQQNRSVNVLIRQSIPVFFRIRNLRPASVSWTVRREVKKLVLTASNAGSEHLRLASLRLRNSAGMTISYGNGLAGYVLGQSTKSWILPDRPAGFEIKGSISIAAESDKGPVSAIARSSDGPQ; this is encoded by the coding sequence ATGACGGTCCGTAGCGCACTCCTATGGGTGATCGTGGGGGTATGCGTCAGTCCCTGGCCCGCCTTGGCGGCCCAGCTCCAGGTCGAACCGGTATTGCTGGAGCTCAGCGCGCCTACCGCGGCCGGTGTTCTGACCCTGCGCAACAACGATGACGTGGAGGCGGTCGTGCAGACGCGGGTAGTCCGCTGGTCTCAGTCAAACGGCAGTGACGTGCTCGAGCCGGCAACCGATGTCGTGGCGTCTCCGCCGTCCGTAACGTTGGCACCGCACTCCGACTACGTGGTGCGGGTAGTCCGTGTATCAAAGCAGCCGGTGAGAGAGGAGGAGAGCTACAGGGTCATTGTAGATCAGTTGCCGACCACCCTGGCGCAACAGAACCGGTCCGTAAATGTCCTGATACGGCAGTCGATTCCGGTGTTCTTCCGGATACGCAATCTTCGACCGGCCAGTGTCTCCTGGACGGTGAGGCGTGAGGTGAAGAAGCTGGTTTTGACCGCAAGCAACGCCGGGAGCGAGCATCTGCGGCTTGCGTCGTTGCGACTTCGTAACTCGGCGGGGATGACGATCTCATACGGAAATGGCCTCGCAGGTTACGTGCTCGGTCAGTCCACCAAAAGCTGGATATTGCCGGACCGCCCAGCTGGCTTTGAGATCAAGGGATCGATCTCGATTGCGGCGGAGAGCGACAAGGGTCCAGTGAGCGCGATCGCCCGGTCGTCAGATGGTCCGCAATAG